DNA sequence from the Candidatus Omnitrophota bacterium genome:
TGACAAGCGCAAAGAGGATCCGTTTGGAGAAGGGTTTGATGAAGGTCGGCGAGATTGCCGAGGAAGCGGGCGTAATGCCGTCCACGGTGAAGTTTTACACCGCTGAGGGGCTTCTGGATGTGGTAGACCGCACAATGGGCGGCTACCGTCTTTACGACAGGGACAAGACCGTCAGAAGGGTTATCGCCATCCGTCAGATGACATCCCGCCGTCTTTCTCTTTCCGAACTAAAGCCGGAGCAGAACTAAAGGAGGATGAAAAGGAGCGATCTAAATGTCTGATTTAGTGCCGGTTGAAATAATAGCGAATAAGATTTT
Encoded proteins:
- a CDS encoding MerR family transcriptional regulator, whose protein sequence is MTSAKRIRLEKGLMKVGEIAEEAGVMPSTVKFYTAEGLLDVVDRTMGGYRLYDRDKTVRRVIAIRQMTSRRLSLSELKPEQN